In Topomyia yanbarensis strain Yona2022 chromosome 2, ASM3024719v1, whole genome shotgun sequence, one DNA window encodes the following:
- the LOC131685982 gene encoding zinc finger protein 728-like: MELVNGLTTPITTEEETIEGTNGTEHHEATISPNGTVTNSSLSILSDSQWEFRDQIDMSSKQRKQTNSELCRQKSLQNYPLGRAMLTDIDKRPYKCDICDKSFNKESVLNRHRKIHSNERPHTCEICGKGFLRKSYMNEHMLTHTFHTKNHSNEQPHNCEICGKGFLHKRLLMQHLLTHTGERPYICEICGKGFLYKCLLERHVLTHTGERPYKCDICDKSFNKESDLNRHRKIHSNERQHKCEICGNEFFHKCHLNRHMVTHTGERPYKCDICDKSFKHQSALTLHTKNHRNEQPHKCEICGKGFLRKSNMKAHMVTHTGERPYKCDICDKSFKHERALTFHTKNHSNEQPHKCEICGKGFLHKCLLMQHLLTHTGERSYKCEICGKGFLNKCLLTQHLLTHTGERSYKCEMCGKGFLYKCLLMKHFSTHTDERPHKCEICGKRFHRKYLLMKHMVTHTGAWPHKCEICDKGFVKKWCMKEHMVTHTGERPYKCDICDKSFKHQNTLSLHTKNHSNEQPHNCEVCGKGFLRKYLLMEHMLTHTGAWPHKCEICDKGFVKKSCMKEHMVTHTGERPYKCDICDKSFKHQNTLSLHTKNHSNEQPH, translated from the exons ATGGAGCTTGTGAACGGACTTACGACCCCAATTACAACAGAGGAGGAAACTATCGAAGGAACCAACGGTACTGAACACCATGAAGCAACGATTTCACCAAATGG cACTGTTACTAACAGCAGTCTCTCAATACTGTCGGATTCACAGTGGGAGTTTAGGGATCAGATAGACATGTCTTCGAAGCAACGGAAGCAAACCAACAGTGAGCTATGTAGACAAAAATCCCTTCAGAATTATCCCTTGGGGCGAGCTATGTTGACCGACATTGACAAGCGGCCGTACAAATGCGATATATGTGACAAATCATTTAATAAGGAGAGTGTTTTGAACAGACACAGAAAGATTCACAGTAATGAACGACCACATACATGTGAGATATGTGGCAAAGGATTCCTTCGGAAGTCGTATATGAATGAACATATGCTAACTCACACTTTTCACACAAAGAATCACAGTAATGAACAACCGCATAACTGTGAGATATGTGGCAAAGGATTCCTTCACAAGCGTCTTCTTATGCAACATTTGTTAACTCACACTGGCGAGCGGCCGTACATATGCGAGATATGTGGCAAAGGATTCCTTTACAAGTGTCTGCTTGAGCGACATGTGTTAACTCATACTGGCGAGCGGCCGTACAAATGTGATATATGTGACAAATCATTTAATAAGGAGAGTGATTTGAACAGACACAGGAAGATTCACAGTAATGAACGACAGCATAAGTGCGAGATATGTGGCAATGAATTCTTTCATAAGTGTCACCTAAACCGTCATATGGTAACTCACACTGGCGAGCGACCGTATAAATGTGACATATGTGACAAATCATTTAAACATCAGAGTGCACTAACTTTACACACAAAGAACCACAGAAATGAACAACCGCATAAATGTGAGATATGTGGCAAAGGATTCCTTCGAAAGTCGAATATGAAAGCACATATGGTAACTCACACTGGCGAGCGACCGTATAAATGTGACATATGTGACAAATCATTTAAACATGAGCGTGCGCTAACGTTTCACACAAAGAATCACAGTAATGAACAACCGCATAAATGTGAGATATGTGGCAAAGGATTCCTTCACAAGTGCCTGCTTATGCAACATTTGTTAACTCACACTGGCGAGCGGTCGTACAAATGCGAAATATGTGGCAAAGGATTCCTTAACAAGTGCCTGCTTACGCAACATTTGTTAACTCACACTGGCGAGCGGTCGTACAAATGCGAAATGTGTGGCAAAGGATTCCTTTACAAGTGTCTGCTtatgaaacatttttcaactcACACTGACGAGCGGCCGCACAAATGCGAGATATGTGGTAAAAGATTCCATCGGAAGTATTTGCTTATGAAACATATGGTAACTCACACTGGCGCGTGGCCACACAAATGCGAGATATGCGACAAAGGATTCGTGAAGAAGTGGTGTATGAAAGAACATATGGTAACTCACACTGGCGAGCGACCGTATAAATGTGACATATGTGACAAATCATTTAAACATCAGAATACACTAAGTTTACACACAAAGAATCACAGTAATGAACAACCGCATAATTGTGAGGTATGTGGTAAAGGATTCCTTCGGAAGTATCTGCTTATGGAACATATGCTAACTCACACTGGCGCGTGGCCGCACAAATGCGAGATATGCGACAAAGGATTCGTGAAGAAGTCGTGTATGAAAGAACATATGGTAACTCACACTGGCGAGCGACCGTATAAATGTGACATATGTGACAAATCATTTAAACATCAGAATACACTAAGTTTACACACAAAGAATCACAGTAATGAACAACCGCATTAA